A region of Beijerinckia sp. 28-YEA-48 DNA encodes the following proteins:
- a CDS encoding sensor histidine kinase KdpD, which yields MGEPEAARPDPDALLQEARKSGRGRLKIFLGASPGVGKTYAMLEEARARRRAGIDVAVALVETHGREETAALLADLEYLPRRSFEYRGQTLEELDIDQLLARKPQLALIDEFAHTNTPGSRHPKRWQDVMEVLDAGIDVTTTLNIQHIESLNDVVARITGVRVQETVPDEVLSRADDIELIDLPPEELMNRLRAGKIYIPAQIGRALDNFFNKGNLTALRELALRTAASRVDAEMINWMRSNAVSGPWPAQERLLVCINEAPVAKALIRAAKRMADRAKIPWIAATVITAQREALGAGAQELTSEALRLAEALGGEAVTLHAESNAAAELLTFARKRNVTRLVVGRPRRKGLKGFFREDVADKLVDSAVDFEVTVVAQHARAARRRIDLTASAGYRHWTPPVRALLEAVAATSAATAVAWPFWPHLPVASLAVFYLVAVLVVAFRNGLWGAALGSALGFLAYNYFFTTPYYTLAVEQHEAIVGLLVFMVSSAVTGTLASRLKKQVEGMRIAQRRTETLFEFARKIARATQADDVLWAAAAHLATTLNCRSLIMMPDADGLLQQVQGHPSIEEDLDPRVEMAARWAFEKNEPAGAGTGTLPASEWLFVPLATATASLGVIGVLFRDPRRFNDPEMRRLLLAVEDQIAVAVERFNLAADVEATKVRAEGEKLQTALLNSVSHDLRTPLVSVIGALTAISDSNAPLSDEDKRVLNAGALDEARRLDRYVQNLLDMTKLGYGALRPKSTPVDLREIVGRARGELARTLTLHPLTVEMAADLPRVHVDPVLIGQALVNVLDNAAKFSPDGSPIIIRAREDNGFVRLDVIDRGPGIPLEDREKVFDMFHRLRQEDGQPAGTGLGLAIVRGLVEAHGGTVEAQTGDDGIGTTIRLRLPIASAQTVPEEAR from the coding sequence ATGGGAGAACCTGAAGCCGCACGCCCCGATCCCGACGCTCTTCTCCAGGAAGCGCGAAAGAGCGGGCGTGGCCGGCTAAAAATCTTTCTGGGCGCCTCCCCTGGGGTCGGCAAGACCTATGCGATGCTGGAGGAGGCGCGCGCGCGCCGGCGCGCCGGCATCGACGTCGCTGTGGCGCTGGTCGAGACGCACGGCCGCGAAGAGACGGCGGCTTTGCTCGCCGATCTCGAATATCTGCCACGGCGCTCCTTCGAATACCGTGGCCAGACACTTGAAGAACTCGACATCGATCAGCTGCTGGCCCGCAAGCCGCAGCTCGCCCTCATCGACGAATTCGCCCACACCAATACGCCGGGCTCTCGCCATCCCAAGCGTTGGCAGGACGTCATGGAGGTGCTGGATGCGGGCATCGACGTCACCACCACTCTCAACATCCAGCATATCGAAAGCCTCAACGATGTGGTGGCGCGCATCACTGGCGTGCGCGTCCAAGAGACCGTGCCGGACGAGGTTCTGTCGCGGGCCGACGATATCGAACTGATCGACCTGCCGCCCGAAGAGCTGATGAACCGCCTGCGGGCCGGCAAGATCTATATTCCGGCGCAGATTGGCCGGGCGCTCGACAATTTCTTCAACAAGGGCAATCTGACGGCCCTGCGCGAACTCGCTTTGCGCACGGCGGCGAGCCGCGTCGACGCCGAAATGATCAACTGGATGCGGTCGAATGCCGTGTCTGGCCCCTGGCCGGCGCAGGAACGCCTACTCGTCTGCATCAATGAAGCACCCGTCGCCAAAGCGCTGATCCGTGCCGCCAAGCGCATGGCGGACCGGGCGAAAATTCCCTGGATCGCCGCGACCGTCATCACCGCCCAACGCGAGGCGCTTGGCGCCGGCGCCCAGGAGCTGACCAGCGAGGCGCTGCGATTGGCCGAGGCGCTGGGCGGCGAGGCGGTGACCCTGCACGCGGAATCGAACGCGGCGGCCGAACTGCTGACCTTCGCACGTAAGCGCAATGTCACGCGACTTGTTGTCGGGCGGCCGCGCCGCAAAGGACTGAAAGGCTTTTTCCGCGAGGACGTTGCTGACAAACTCGTCGACAGTGCCGTCGATTTCGAAGTCACGGTGGTGGCTCAGCACGCCCGCGCCGCGCGGCGGCGGATCGATCTCACCGCCTCCGCCGGCTATCGCCATTGGACGCCGCCGGTGCGCGCCTTACTGGAAGCGGTGGCTGCGACCTCTGCCGCGACGGCGGTGGCTTGGCCGTTCTGGCCCCATCTACCGGTGGCGTCGCTCGCCGTCTTCTATCTGGTCGCCGTCCTGGTTGTCGCCTTCCGCAACGGTTTATGGGGCGCGGCGCTTGGCAGTGCCTTGGGTTTTCTGGCCTACAATTATTTCTTCACCACGCCCTATTACACGCTCGCCGTCGAACAGCATGAGGCCATCGTCGGCCTGCTGGTGTTCATGGTCTCCTCCGCTGTCACCGGCACCCTGGCGAGCCGGCTGAAGAAGCAGGTGGAAGGCATGCGCATCGCGCAGCGGCGCACCGAGACCTTGTTCGAGTTCGCTCGCAAGATCGCCAGGGCAACCCAGGCCGACGATGTGCTGTGGGCCGCGGCGGCGCATCTGGCGACCACGCTCAACTGCCGCTCGCTCATCATGATGCCCGATGCCGACGGCTTGTTGCAGCAGGTGCAGGGCCATCCCTCGATCGAGGAGGATCTCGATCCGCGCGTCGAAATGGCGGCCCGTTGGGCCTTCGAGAAGAATGAACCGGCGGGCGCTGGCACTGGCACTTTGCCGGCCAGCGAATGGCTGTTCGTGCCGCTCGCCACGGCGACCGCATCGCTCGGCGTCATCGGCGTCCTGTTTCGCGATCCACGCCGTTTCAACGATCCGGAGATGCGCCGGTTGCTGCTGGCGGTCGAAGATCAGATCGCGGTGGCGGTCGAGCGTTTCAACCTTGCCGCCGATGTGGAAGCGACTAAGGTGCGCGCCGAAGGGGAAAAGCTGCAGACGGCCCTGCTCAATTCGGTCAGCCACGACCTGCGCACGCCGCTCGTCTCGGTCATCGGGGCGCTGACCGCCATCAGCGACAGCAATGCGCCGCTCAGCGACGAGGACAAGCGCGTGCTCAACGCCGGCGCTCTCGACGAAGCGCGTCGTCTCGATCGCTACGTGCAGAACCTGCTCGACATGACCAAGCTCGGTTATGGCGCGCTACGACCCAAGAGCACGCCCGTCGATCTGCGCGAGATTGTCGGCCGGGCTCGCGGCGAATTGGCGCGTACCCTCACCCTGCATCCGCTGACGGTGGAAATGGCGGCGGATCTGCCGCGTGTCCATGTTGACCCGGTGCTGATCGGCCAGGCGCTGGTCAACGTGCTCGACAATGCCGCCAAGTTTTCGCCAGACGGCAGTCCAATTATCATCAGGGCACGGGAGGACAATGGTTTCGTGCGTCTCGACGTGATTGACCGAGGACCGGGCATTCCACTTGAGGACCGCGAAAAGGTGTTCGACATGTTTCATCGTTTGCGCCAGGAGGACGGGCAGCCGGCTGGCACCGGGCTCGGCCTCGCTATCGTGCGCGGCCTGGTTGAAGCCCATGGCGGCACCGTCGAGGCGCAGACGGGTGATGACGGCATCGGCACCACCATCCGCCTGCGGCTGCCGATCGCCAGCGCCCAGACCGTTCCGGAGGAAGCCCGATGA
- a CDS encoding response regulator, with the protein MTAPRVLVIEDDPAIRRFLKIAISSIGFVMEEADRGRVGLERAATSAPDVVVVDLGLPDMDGKAVVTAIREWSKVPILVLSVRDSEGEKIAALDAGADDYVTKPFATGELLARLRALLRSRRPVETERSVITSGTLTIDLANRLVLVDGVEAKLTRKQFDVLALLARHHGRLVTHRQLLTTVWGPAHVEDAHYLRVAVGQIRERIGDDAADPQFIMTEPGVGYRLHAPADQQA; encoded by the coding sequence ATGACGGCGCCGCGTGTTCTGGTGATCGAGGATGATCCGGCGATTCGCCGCTTCCTCAAGATTGCCATCAGCAGTATCGGCTTTGTCATGGAGGAGGCTGATCGTGGCCGCGTCGGCCTTGAACGCGCCGCCACCTCGGCGCCCGATGTGGTGGTCGTTGACCTCGGCCTGCCCGACATGGATGGCAAGGCGGTGGTGACGGCGATCCGCGAATGGTCGAAAGTGCCGATCCTCGTCCTGTCCGTGCGTGACTCCGAGGGCGAAAAAATCGCCGCGCTCGATGCCGGCGCCGACGATTATGTGACCAAACCCTTCGCCACCGGCGAATTGCTGGCGCGGCTGCGGGCGCTTTTGCGCTCGCGCCGACCGGTCGAGACCGAGCGTTCAGTCATCACGTCGGGGACGCTGACGATCGATCTCGCCAACCGGCTTGTGCTGGTCGATGGGGTTGAGGCGAAGCTGACGCGCAAACAATTCGATGTGCTGGCGCTGCTCGCCCGGCACCACGGCCGGCTGGTGACGCATAGGCAGCTCCTCACCACGGTCTGGGGACCGGCACATGTGGAAGACGCGCATTATCTGCGCGTTGCCGTCGGCCAGATACGCGAACGCATCGGCGACGATGCCGCCGATCCGCAGTTCATCATGACCGAGCCTGGCGTCGGCTATCGCCTGCACGCGCCGGCCGACCAACAGGCGTGA
- a CDS encoding tripartite tricarboxylate transporter substrate binding protein, translating into MTRMSARQMAFILATVTLGGLHGQAVGQTYPNKPVNVVVPFPAGGYVDSFARVVTAKLGVLLGQTMPVLNRPGAGGTVGAESVVRAPPDGYMLLVSGVSSLAIFEALRSKTSEAELPKLSYISLIASTPGVMTTSTQSGVTSFADLVEKVRKEPGRYSYGSAGPGTPSHLWSAEIVRALNLDLRHAAYKGGAPALQELANNQILWMIDTPVGSLPLTRAGKVTPLAVIAPGRIKQLPQVPSIAELGVPQLADKASTLYLAAPAGTPKAILDRLNQAYAMAIKDPEFTTRIDSFDSDLPDPEMKPEKVREAAEAEYLGWFKIVRESGVKVD; encoded by the coding sequence ATGACACGGATGTCCGCACGCCAAATGGCGTTTATTCTCGCGACTGTCACTCTGGGCGGTCTTCACGGCCAGGCTGTGGGACAGACTTACCCAAACAAACCGGTCAATGTCGTGGTGCCGTTTCCAGCCGGTGGCTATGTCGACTCCTTCGCCAGGGTCGTCACCGCTAAACTTGGCGTGCTGCTCGGCCAGACCATGCCGGTGCTCAACCGGCCAGGTGCTGGCGGCACTGTGGGCGCCGAGAGCGTCGTTCGCGCGCCGCCCGATGGCTATATGCTGCTTGTCTCCGGCGTCTCGTCGCTCGCGATCTTCGAAGCGCTGCGGTCCAAAACGAGCGAAGCTGAGTTGCCCAAACTCAGTTACATCTCGCTCATCGCTTCGACACCGGGCGTTATGACCACATCCACCCAGTCCGGCGTCACCTCGTTCGCCGATCTCGTCGAAAAGGTCAGGAAGGAACCAGGGCGATATTCCTATGGCTCGGCTGGCCCTGGCACGCCCTCACATCTGTGGAGCGCCGAAATCGTCCGCGCCTTGAACCTGGACCTGCGCCATGCCGCCTATAAAGGCGGCGCGCCGGCGCTGCAGGAATTGGCCAATAATCAGATCCTCTGGATGATCGACACGCCGGTGGGATCGCTGCCGCTGACGCGTGCCGGCAAGGTGACGCCGCTCGCCGTCATCGCGCCCGGCCGGATCAAGCAGTTGCCGCAAGTGCCATCGATCGCCGAATTGGGCGTGCCGCAATTGGCCGACAAGGCATCGACCCTCTATCTCGCCGCGCCCGCTGGCACGCCCAAGGCCATTCTGGATCGCCTGAACCAGGCTTACGCGATGGCGATCAAGGATCCAGAATTCACCACCCGGATCGACAGTTTCGATTCCGACCTGCCGGACCCAGAGATGAAGCCAGAGAAAGTCCGCGAGGCCGCCGAAGCGGAATATTTGGGCTGGTTCAAGATCGTGCGGGAATCCGGCGTGAAAGTGGATTGA
- a CDS encoding class II aldolase/adducin family protein, with product MIDDRIATQLNEIAVGCRVLALYGHEDKNLGHLSLRDPQGRGLWLKRAGVGLAEIEGPDDFTLIDFAGHKLYGEGTVHMEWPIHTEIMIARPEIDVVGHTHPFYGCLFAATEELLVGLGHEGCYFGHDLPRYRGTSYLIDTQALGRDLAKVLSSRKAVLMNNHGVVFCGESMGVAGTLGITLEKACRQQITLAATGYPIILPPEDEVKMKEEKLASRATLERFWPYYVRMLARYESGHGKIVPLQG from the coding sequence ATGATCGACGATCGCATCGCGACGCAACTGAACGAAATCGCTGTCGGCTGCCGCGTTCTGGCTCTCTATGGCCACGAGGACAAGAACCTCGGCCATCTGTCGCTGCGCGATCCGCAGGGCAGAGGGCTCTGGCTCAAGCGCGCCGGCGTCGGCCTGGCCGAGATCGAAGGACCCGACGATTTCACTTTGATCGATTTCGCGGGCCACAAACTGTATGGAGAGGGCACCGTCCATATGGAATGGCCCATCCATACGGAGATCATGATCGCGCGACCGGAGATCGATGTCGTTGGTCACACCCACCCCTTCTATGGCTGCCTGTTCGCGGCCACCGAAGAGCTGCTTGTCGGGCTTGGTCACGAGGGCTGCTATTTCGGCCATGACCTGCCGCGCTATCGCGGTACGTCCTATCTGATTGACACTCAGGCCCTTGGCCGCGACCTCGCCAAGGTTCTTAGTTCACGCAAAGCAGTGCTCATGAACAATCATGGCGTGGTCTTCTGCGGCGAATCCATGGGGGTCGCCGGCACGCTTGGCATCACGCTCGAAAAGGCCTGCCGGCAGCAGATCACCCTCGCCGCCACCGGCTATCCCATTATTTTGCCGCCGGAAGACGAAGTCAAAATGAAGGAAGAGAAGCTGGCGAGCCGCGCCACCTTGGAGCGGTTCTGGCCTTATTACGTGCGCATGCTGGCCCGCTACGAAAGCGGCCACGGAAAAATCGTGCCCTTGCAGGGATAG
- a CDS encoding LLM class flavin-dependent oxidoreductase — protein sequence MKFGIFDHVDRSDLPLHEFYEQRLRMTELYDQSGFHGYHVAEHHFTPLGLAASPSVYLASVIQRTKNLRIGSLVYTLPLYHPLRLAEEICMLDHLSRGRLQVGLGRGISPIESHYYGEASDKETSRQVYQETLDILLAALTQKQVNYQGQYRQADNVPIELEPAQRPYPPLWMGVQSFENADFAAKYKMNMVCILEPEEMRSRVDRYRETWRNLHGEEPSRDMLAGLSLFIVVADSDAEAMDIADRCYRKWFHSFNYLYRLHGRSPMLGERADNFAGLQKLGRGIAGSPDTVKQFLRTKIDKAGINYLTGQFVFGDMSFEESSRSIDLFASHVMPALGAVAQPA from the coding sequence GTGAAGTTTGGCATTTTTGATCATGTCGATCGCAGCGACCTGCCGCTGCATGAGTTCTATGAACAACGCCTGCGGATGACCGAACTCTATGACCAGTCGGGCTTCCACGGCTATCACGTGGCCGAGCATCACTTCACACCGCTGGGCCTTGCTGCCTCACCCAGTGTCTATCTCGCATCCGTCATTCAGCGCACGAAAAACCTGCGTATCGGCAGCCTCGTTTACACGCTGCCGCTCTATCACCCGCTGCGATTGGCCGAGGAAATCTGCATGCTCGATCACCTCAGCCGCGGCCGACTGCAAGTCGGGCTTGGCCGGGGCATTTCGCCGATCGAGAGCCATTACTATGGCGAGGCCTCCGACAAGGAAACGTCACGGCAGGTCTATCAGGAAACCCTCGACATCCTGCTGGCAGCTCTCACCCAGAAGCAGGTCAATTATCAGGGACAATATCGCCAAGCCGACAATGTGCCGATCGAACTCGAACCGGCGCAGCGGCCTTATCCACCGCTGTGGATGGGCGTTCAATCATTCGAGAACGCCGATTTCGCCGCCAAATATAAAATGAACATGGTCTGCATTCTCGAGCCGGAGGAAATGCGCTCGCGCGTCGACCGCTATCGCGAGACATGGCGCAACCTCCACGGCGAAGAACCGTCCCGCGATATGCTGGCTGGCCTGTCGCTCTTCATCGTGGTCGCGGACAGCGACGCGGAAGCCATGGACATCGCCGACAGATGCTATCGAAAGTGGTTCCACAGCTTCAACTATCTCTATCGCCTGCACGGGCGCTCGCCCATGCTTGGCGAACGCGCCGATAACTTCGCCGGCCTGCAGAAACTGGGACGCGGCATCGCCGGCTCGCCAGATACCGTGAAGCAATTCCTGCGAACCAAGATCGACAAGGCGGGGATTAACTATCTCACTGGCCAGTTCGTCTTCGGTGACATGTCGTTTGAAGAGTCGTCGCGCTCGATCGATCTATTCGCCAGCCACGTCATGCCGGCGCTCGGCGCGGTCGCGCAACCGGCTTGA
- a CDS encoding helix-turn-helix domain-containing protein, which produces MRDNGRGTLRALAVLRALNVENDTTVLRLSAMTEISRQALYRILETLVAEGYVARHPESGRYQLTNLVRALSEGFKDEQWIGEIAGLELEKLQRKVVWPTEMAICQNFTMQLILSTRRHSPFVIDYGNVGVVLPVLRTALGIAYLAHCPKPERDLTLRFYREQGPSLDGDLARNKTRIARILSATKTRGFATRHRNVFSGIAYPDIFDTNATIAVPIMVGGGAVASIGITYIAAAMTTAVALERYLRPLQATARTISRLAAEKRRI; this is translated from the coding sequence TTGCGCGATAACGGAAGAGGGACGCTGCGTGCTCTGGCGGTGCTGCGCGCTCTGAATGTCGAGAACGACACCACGGTATTGCGCTTGAGCGCGATGACCGAAATATCGCGCCAAGCGCTCTATCGCATTCTCGAAACCCTTGTCGCTGAAGGCTATGTCGCCCGCCATCCAGAAAGTGGCCGCTATCAGCTGACGAACCTCGTGCGCGCCTTGAGCGAAGGTTTCAAGGACGAGCAATGGATCGGCGAAATCGCTGGTCTCGAACTGGAAAAGCTGCAGCGCAAGGTGGTCTGGCCGACTGAGATGGCCATCTGCCAGAACTTCACCATGCAATTGATCCTGTCGACGCGGCGCCACAGCCCCTTCGTTATCGACTATGGCAACGTCGGCGTGGTGTTGCCTGTACTCAGAACCGCGCTCGGCATTGCCTATCTGGCCCATTGTCCCAAGCCCGAGCGCGATCTCACTTTGCGCTTCTATCGTGAACAAGGGCCGTCGCTGGATGGCGATCTGGCACGCAACAAAACGCGCATCGCCCGCATCTTGTCGGCCACCAAGACACGCGGCTTCGCCACGCGCCACCGCAACGTCTTTTCCGGCATCGCCTATCCCGACATCTTCGACACCAACGCCACCATCGCCGTGCCGATCATGGTCGGAGGCGGAGCCGTGGCTTCGATAGGCATCACCTATATTGCCGCGGCGATGACGACCGCAGTCGCGCTTGAGCGTTATCTGCGCCCTTTGCAGGCAACGGCGCGAACCATCTCACGACTGGCCGCGGAAAAACGTCGGATATAA